In one Flavobacteriales bacterium genomic region, the following are encoded:
- a CDS encoding PKD domain-containing protein, which yields MVPAFAINLSAQCDGCVPDEGCTTTPAFPTLCPATAPDATAGLYYESDFTFWMPASFTDPGTGFEVTLNQLTITGVSGLPFGLDFTTNSPSGIYYPQEYEFGCARICGTPFGAGTYPISISILASVSAGGFDLDVPQELPTSITVLPGTGGTASFTYAPPSGCGSLTATFQALIDASPAPMSYAWDFGNGATASVPNPAQTYTGAGSYTVTLQTTIGGFVMQSLTLSSVNGDWCGTEVEEPSVPFLGCTGAPDLFFVLTDASGGTYTSSTFDDVSAAAWSDLSLLLDNPPYSISFYDEDPVSSNDLLGTYNLPLAGDGSYSFNVAGGTIGSLSIANIPQQVVLDSATIVVLPLPEVVISQNAQTGELCAEDQTLSAYAWLLDGQPVADATGPCVIPSGPGIWQVVGSNAFACSDTSNAIVVCPVFNLVQNGNVLFVPSGYESYAWTLDGEPIGDGSAFVFLQGDGLYEVSVDAGNGCIIELSFLWDTTGMHETQSAGPVLVAFPNPSEGEFTVVAHGLGSGPVQVEVLDMTGRTVIQRNGRAASGALLERFSLDSAPGPYLVRVRTTQEEKTIRLILR from the coding sequence TTGGTTCCGGCCTTCGCCATTAACCTCTCCGCCCAGTGCGACGGTTGCGTTCCCGATGAGGGCTGCACCACCACCCCGGCATTCCCGACGCTTTGCCCAGCCACTGCCCCCGACGCAACCGCCGGCCTCTACTACGAGTCCGACTTCACGTTCTGGATGCCCGCCAGCTTCACCGATCCGGGAACGGGCTTTGAGGTCACCCTGAACCAGCTCACCATCACCGGAGTCTCCGGGCTGCCCTTCGGCCTCGACTTCACGACGAACTCACCCAGCGGAATCTACTACCCACAGGAGTATGAATTCGGCTGCGCGCGCATCTGCGGCACGCCTTTCGGTGCCGGCACCTATCCGATCAGCATCAGTATCCTGGCCAGCGTGAGCGCCGGCGGGTTCGATCTGGACGTGCCACAGGAGCTCCCCACCTCCATCACGGTGCTGCCAGGCACCGGAGGAACTGCGAGCTTCACTTACGCGCCCCCCAGCGGCTGCGGCTCACTGACCGCGACCTTCCAGGCCCTCATCGATGCCAGCCCGGCCCCCATGAGCTATGCATGGGACTTCGGGAACGGAGCAACAGCATCCGTCCCCAATCCTGCTCAGACCTACACCGGCGCCGGCTCCTACACGGTAACGCTTCAGACCACTATCGGAGGATTCGTCATGCAATCATTGACGCTCAGCAGCGTCAATGGTGATTGGTGCGGCACCGAGGTGGAAGAGCCCAGCGTACCCTTCCTGGGCTGTACGGGCGCGCCCGATCTGTTCTTCGTACTTACCGACGCCTCGGGCGGCACATACACCTCCTCCACGTTCGATGATGTCAGCGCTGCTGCTTGGAGCGACCTTTCCCTGTTGCTGGACAATCCGCCGTATTCGATCAGCTTCTATGATGAGGACCCGGTGAGCTCCAACGACCTCCTGGGCACCTACAACCTGCCCTTGGCGGGCGACGGCAGCTACAGCTTCAACGTGGCCGGGGGTACGATCGGCAGCCTGTCCATCGCCAACATCCCGCAGCAGGTCGTCCTGGACAGCGCCACCATCGTGGTCCTGCCGCTGCCCGAAGTGGTGATCTCGCAGAATGCGCAAACCGGCGAGCTCTGCGCCGAGGACCAGACGCTCAGTGCTTACGCCTGGCTACTGGATGGGCAGCCCGTGGCGGATGCTACAGGGCCATGCGTTATTCCCAGCGGACCCGGAATCTGGCAGGTGGTAGGCTCAAACGCCTTTGCCTGTTCGGATACCAGCAATGCGATCGTGGTATGCCCTGTCTTCAACCTCGTTCAGAACGGAAACGTGCTTTTCGTCCCCAGCGGATACGAGAGCTACGCATGGACACTGGATGGCGAGCCCATCGGCGATGGTTCTGCATTCGTCTTCTTGCAGGGCGACGGCCTGTATGAAGTCTCCGTGGACGCCGGCAATGGCTGCATCATCGAGCTCTCATTCCTCTGGGACACCACCGGAATGCATGAGACTCAGTCGGCAGGACCCGTGCTGGTGGCATTTCCGAACCCGAGCGAAGGTGAGTTCACGGTGGTTGCGCATGGCCTTGGCAGTGGCCCGGTTCAGGTGGAAGTGCTCGACATGACAGGTCGTACCGTCATCCAACGGAATGGCCGTGCCGCATCGGGCGCCCTGCTGGAGCGATTCTCGCTTGATTCCGCTCCCGGGCCTTATCTGGTAAGGGTAAGGACCACCCAAGAGGAGAAAACCATCCGCCTCATCCTTCGGTGA